The Sulfuricurvum sp. IAE1 DNA segment ATCAACCAGGGAATCCAGTTCGGGTTGACCCGGAACAAACTGATCCACGGAAAGCGTTATTGTCCCTGTTTCTTTGTCACCGGGAACAAAGAAGAAGATCGCATCTGCCCCTGTAAACCGGCGCTGGAACACGAAATCCCCACAGACGGCGTATGCCACTGCCAGATTTTCTGTACTCCCGCCTACGCGGCTTCGCAGCTTAAAAACGAAGAGATCGAAGCGGTCGTGCACCAGCATTCACGCGGTCTAAGCGCCGAAGAGTGCCAAATCCTGCTGAACAAAAGCGATATCGACAGCGACGAACTTACCGCTCTCATCGAAGCGCGTACACTGGGCATGGTCGATTTTAAAATCGTCGACGTTCGCGAATGGATGGAATGGAAAATGGGCCGTATCGCGGGTGCAGACCACCTGGTTCCGACCAGCAGCTTTTTTCAAACCCTCAACGAAGCCGCGATCGGTAAAGACGAACACATCATCGTCTACTGCCACGTCGGAAGCCGCAGTGCACATTGCCAGCGGATATTGACCGACATGGGATACACCAACGTATCCAACCTTGCCCACGGAATCGTCTCGTACGGCGGCGAAATCGTCCGGGGCTGATCGAAGGGACCTGTATGAAAGTATTATTGACCAAAGACGTCAAAGGGGTCGGAAAAGCGGGCGAGATCAAAGAAGTCGCCGACGGCTACGGAAAAAACTTCCTCATCGGTAAAGGGCTCGCGCTTGCCGCGACCAATGAAGTACTCAAGAAGTACGAAGCGGAACAACGGAAAAAAGCAGCTGACGAAGCGGCGGAAATCGAGCGCCTCAATGCCCTGAAAAGCCGTCTTGGGGACCTCAAGGTCGTCATTACCAAAAAACTCGGTAATACCGGTCACCTTTTTGGCGCCGTGACAAAAGACGAAATTGCCGATGCGCTCAAAGCCCAGTACGGGATAGAAATCGATAAAAAAGAACTCGATGCCAAGCACGGGATCAAAACAACCGGCCTTCACGACCTGGATCTCAAACTCGGGCACGGTATCCACGCCACCCTTCATCTCGAAATCAAAGGGGAATAAGCATGTTCGACGCCACCACCATACTCGCCTATAAAGGACGCAACAAAGCCGTTATCGGCGGTGACGGGCAGGTGACGTTCGGCCATACCGTTCTCAAAAACAACGCGACCAAAATCCGCACCCTGCACAACGGAGAGATCCTCGCCGGTTTTGCGGGTTCGACCGCGGATGCGTTTAACCTTTTTGATATGTTCGAAGAACACCTGGCCCATCGTAAAGGCGAACTTATCAAAGCGGTTATCGACTTTTCCAAAGCGTGGCGAAAGGACAAAATCCTCCGCCGCCTCGAAGCGATGATGATCGTCCTCAACACCGAGCATATATTCATCCTGACAGGGAACGGAGACGTCGTCGAACCCGAAGACGGCGAGCTGGCCGCAATCGGCAGCGGCGGAAGCTATGCCATCGCCGCCGCACGAGCACTGAAGCACCATTCCGCCCTGGACGAAGAAGCGCTCGTCAAAGAGTCCCTCTCCATCGCTGCGGATTTGTGCATCTATACGAATCACAACATCAAAACTCTCACCCTCGGATAAGACGCATGAACATGACCCCCCAAGAGATCGTCGATTATCTCGACCAGCACATCATCGGACAAAGAGATGCGAAAAAAACGATCGCCCTGGCGCTTCGGACCCGGTATCGCCGATTGCTTCTCGATCCGGCGCTGCGCGAGGAGATCATGCCCAAAAACATCCTGATGATCGGTTCGACCGGGGTCGGAAAAACCGAAATATCCCGCCGGCTGGCAAAACTCATGCAGCTTCCCTTCATCAAAGTCGAGGCGAGCAAATACACCGAGGTCGGATTCGTCGGGCGGGACGTCGAGTCAATGGTCAGAGACCTGGTCATGACCGCCCTTGCGATGGTCAAAGCCGAGCATACCGAAAACAATGCCGAAGCGATCGAACAGTACGTGATGGACACGATCCTCAAAAAACTTCTCCCCGAACCTTCCCATTTTGCATCGGATACCAAACGGGAAGAATACACCGCATCCAAAGAGCGGATGAAAGAGCGTATCGCGAACGGCGAAATGGACGAGCGGACGATCGAAATCGACCTCCCGAAAGGAAACGTCGAATTCAACGATACCAACATGCCGCCTGAAATCGCGCGGGTTCAGGAATCTTTTTCCCGGATGTTTTCGGTTATGGGCAAAGAGGACTCCAAAAAAGAGGTAACGGTCAAAGAGGCCAAAGAAATCCTTCGCCAGGAAGCGTCCGAAACCCTTCTAAACCAGGAACAGATCAAGCGCGAAGCGCTCCGCCGCGTCGAAGAGGGGGGAATTATTTTCCTCGATGAGATCGATAAAATCGCCGTAAGCGCCCGAAGCGACGGACGAAACGATCCCAGCAAGGAAGGAGTGCAGCGAGACCTGCTCCCGATTGTGGAGGGGAGTATCGTTTCGACCAAATTCGGACCCGTCAAAACCGATCATATCCTTTTCATCGCGGCCGGTGCGTTTCACCTGACCAAGCCCAGCGACCTGATACCCGAACTACAGGGACGTTTTCCCCTGCGTGTCGAGCTCGAACCGCTCGACGAAGAAGCGCTTTATCAAATTCTGACCAAACCGAAAAACTCGTTGCTCGAGCAATACAAAGCGCTGCTCGCAACCGAAAACGTAACCCTCGAATTCGATGATGCGGCGATACGCGCCATGGCAAGCTATTCGCAAAAAGCCAACGACAAAACCGAAGACATCGGTGCCAGACGCCTTCATACCGTCGTCGAAAAAGTTCTGGAAGAGATCAGTTTCAACGCGGTTCTGCACCGAAACACCACGGTCACCGTCACCGCCGAAACGGTCAATGCCATTCTTTCACCCGTCGTCGAGAACGAAGATCTCGCACGCTACATTCTCTAAAGGATTTCAATGAGCAAAGCCGGATTCGTAGCTCTAGTAGGCCGTCCGAACGCGGGAAAAAGCACCATGATGAACTGGCTTTTGGGCGAAAAGATCGCCCTGGTAAGCCAAAAAGCCAATGCGACCCGAAAACGCTCGAACGCGATTGTCATGCACCACGACGACCAGATCATTTTCGTCGACACTCCCGGACTGCACCAGGCCGAAAAACTACTCAACCAATACATGCTCGAAGAAGCGCTCAAAGCGATCGGTGACTGCGATCTGATCGTCTATCTGGCCCCCGCTTCGGATAAAACGAGCCATTACGAAAAATTTCTCGAACTCAATGCGCAAAAACGTAAACACATCATCGTCCTGAGCAAAATCGATCAGGTGCCTCAGGCCGAACTCCTCAAAAAAATCGGCGAATACAACCGTTTCAGCGACCGTTTCGAAGCGCTGATTCCGATGTCGGTAACCAAAAACGTGGGCAAAAACGATCTGCTCGACACCATCGTCAAACACCTCGAAGAATCTCCCTACCTCTACGATCCTGATAACCTCACAACGGAGATGATGCGGGATATCTACAAAGAGTTCGTCCGCGAAGCGATCTTCGACAATATCAGTGACGAAATCCCTTACGAATCGGACGTCATGATCGACAAGATCGACGAAGAAGGTCCGATCGAACACATCCGCGCGACCATCATCGTCGAAAAAGAGACCCAAAAAGGGATCATCATCGGCAAAGGGGGAAGCGCCATCAAACGGATCGGCCGCAGTGCCCGTGAAAAAATCGAACGCCTCGCCGGACGGCCCGTCTATCTCGATCTCTTCGTATCGGTAAAAAAGGGATGGAGTTCGGATAAAAAAACTTTGAGTGATTTGGGATACGAATGGTAAAAATTCTTGCATCGGTTATAGTATCGTCGGGGTTGCTGTTCTCTGCCGAAGTGATTACGCTCTACAAAAGCGGCGGTAAAAAACTGATCGAAAAAGAGACCCTGAGCACCTCGTACTGGTCGGGAGACGTCAACCGTAAAGACCTCCGTTTCGGCTATTTCGAGCGGGCTTTTTCCCTCCTCTCGTGCAACAAGGAAAAAGGGGTGCTCGAACTCTACGCCCCCGATGCCCAGAAACGTTTTTCCCTTAAAAAACGTTACGGTGCCCTTACCGGCAAATACGCGGGGGACAAAATGGTCGAAGGAGACCTTCGGACCCCCATCGGGATTTATAACCTCGTCCAGAAGAAAAAAACGGTCGATCCGTTTTACGGACCGATGGCGTTTGTCACATCCTATCCAAATCTCTACGACCGTATCCGCGGCAAAAACGGTTCGGGGATCTGGGTCCACGGCGTTCCCCTCAGCGGCACCCGCGAATCGTTTACCCGTGGGTGTATCGCGATCAACAACAACGACCTGATTCAGCTCGACCGCAGCATCAATCCCGCCGACACCCTGCTCATTATCGATTCGGCACCCAAAAAGCCTGTCGAACCCGCGGCATATTCGGCGATACTCGCGGGACTGCACCAATGGAAATACGCCTGGACCTACAATGATCTCGAAAGCTATCTCTCTTTTTACGACCCTTCGTTCAAACGTTTTGACGGAATGGGGCTATCGCAGTTCAAATCATTTAAAGAACGGATTTTTGCGAAAAACGAAGTCAAAACGATCACGTTCAATAATATCAATATCATCCCCTACCCAGGGGAAAAACGGAATCTCTTCCTTGTCACGTTCGATCAGGTTTACGTCAGCGACAGCCACCGTTTTGAGGGGGAAAAATCGTTGCTGGTCGCCCTTAAAGGAGATAAAACCATCTCTATCCTGACCGAAGAATAATCGATGCGACTTCTCGCCTTCGCATTTTTGGTCTCCCTCGGATTGCATGCGTCTCCATTCTCTCTCATCAAAAAAGAAACCCGAACGCCGAATACCCAGACGCTACTGGTCATCGGGGGGATTCACGGGAACGAACCCGGAAGTTATTTCGCCGGCGCAATCCTTTCCGAACACTATCGGATCACCAAAGGGAATCTGTGGATTATTCCGGATTTAAACCGACAAAGCATCCAGGAAAACAATCGCGGAATCAACGGCGATCTTAACCGTAAGTTTGCCGACATCTCTCCCGACGATCCGGACTATGAAATCGTCAGAGAAGTCCAGAAAATCATCGTCAGCCCCGAAGTGGGACTGATTCTCAACCTTCACGACGGACACGGCTTTTACCGGAAAAAATACCTCAATACGATTTTCAATCCCAATGCATGGGGGCAGACGTGCGTCATCGACCAGCAATCGCTCGACCACGACCATCCTTTCGGCCATCTCGACCACATCGCGACCCAAGTGAGCCGAACCCTCAACGGAGGGCTGATCGAGGACCACCATTTCTTCGATGTTCGCAACACAAATACGCGCTTTGACGACGAAGCGATGCGCCATTCGCTAACCTATTACGCCGTTACGAACCACAAACCGGCGTTTGCTATTGAAACAAGCAAACATCTCCCTACCCTTCACCACAAAGTTTTTTATCAGCTGCGGGCCATCGAATGTTATATGGAGCTGATGGGGATCGAATTCGAGCGATCATTCAGTCTTGAGCCCGAAGCCATCCGGAATCTACTCGAATTGCGTGGAAATTTAACTATTAATAACAATTTTTATCTAAAAATGGAAAATTTAAGAAACAGTTTAAGTTTCATTCCGCTAAAATCAGGACGAAACGATTTTAAATTTTCCCATCCGTTGGGAAGTGTACGAAAAAACAAGAGTCACTACGATCTTTTTATCGGGAACCGGAAAATCGCTTCTCTGCTCCCGAACTATGCGGCAAACGACGACTGTATCAACGAAGTGAGCGTACAAGCTGACGGACAACAAAAAACATTATCTGTTGCTACAGATTTTTTTGTAACGGACGATTTTAAGGTCGTCAACCATAATCCCGGCATACGGCTTAACGTCATCGGTTTTACCGCGCGTGGGGTGAGAGACGAAAGCAACCTGCGCATACGGCGGGAAGATTTGGATACTAATTATTCCGTCGATACTTCCAAAAAGAGCTATCGGCTGGAGTTTTATCGGGAAAACCGTTTTTGCGGGATGGTCCTTGTACATTTTAAATAGGATAAACAGAGGATGAGTAAAAGCAAGCAGCAGACTTATTCGACCATCGTTTCGACCAACCCCTACAAGGGCGACTGGTACGTTGGTACGTTCAACACGATCTCGAAAACGACTTCACCCTCTTTTTCAAAAGAACAGTATGCCGTCTCCTTTCTGAACACCAAAGGGTTTATCTATACCCTCGTGGGTATCAGCAAAAATATCCCCGACGAGGACATCTATGATGCCCTGGAGACGAAAGTCTACGAAGACCTGGCGCTGGACATGGCGATCGAATACCATATCAAGCACATCGAAGCGCCGCAACGCGGGAGTGAATCGGAACGTTTTTTTCACACGTTCGTCGTCGATCCTCTGACTCTGGAACAGGAATTCGCGGGTGTCGTCGGCGAAATCAAATACGTTGACCAGATCGTCCCCGTTCCGTTGCTGCTCAAATCGCTCTACGTCAAAGACCTGATCGAAACTTCCGACATCCACTGTTTTATCTATTTTCAGGAAAATGACGCCTTTTTCTGTATCTACAACGAGCAGCAGTTCGTCTATGCCAAATCGTTGAAGTATTCGCTCAAACAGATGCACGAACGCTTCTGCGAACTTCTCGGTGAACAGATCGACTTGATGCAGTTTGAGCGGATGCTTGTCGAAGAGGGACTTAACGCCTCCCATCCCGAATATCAGAAAAATCTGATCAAACTCTTCGGAGAAATTTTCCTGCACGTCAGCGACGTCATGACCTACGCCAAACGGGCTTACGACATCCAAAAATTCGATCAGATTTTCATCGGTACTGGGGCCGGAAGCGTCAGCGGCCTCGACGAATACGCACAAACCTATCTTGGGATCCGGACCTCGCCTTTCGATTTCAATTACGGCTTCAACACGGGCGGATCGCGGGTCGATCAGATTCACCAGCTGATGCACCTCTACGGACGAATGGATGCCGATGAACGCTACGAGTGTAACTTCACCATTTTCCACCGTCCTCCCCCCTTCACACAGCGAGACAGCGGAAAAATGATTCTCGTCACCGCGGCTTCCCTCACCGCCGCACTCCTTTACCCCGGCGTGTATTGGGGGCTTTCGTACGTCGAAGAGTTCCGGCATGCCTTCCTCAGTAAAGAATACGAACAGGTCCATATCGAGAAAATGACCCGGGAAGCGACAATCAATTTGAAAATGGCCAACCGCAACGCGGCCGAAACGCTTCTCAACGAACAAAAAACGGCATATCAGCAAAAGCAGGACACCTTGGTGCAGGTCCACGACAAAAAAGTCAATTACCCGATGAAAGCCAAGATCATGGCCGACTTCACCCGTAGTTTCAACCAGTATCGCGTACAGCTCAAAAACGCTTCCTACACCGAAGATCAAAACGGAACGCAGAAAGTCTTTACGTTCGGCTTGGTTTCACCCTCGACCCAAAATATCACGGCGCTCCTCAAACATCTCACCGATGCCAAACGGGACAAATACGACTTCGAGCTGAAACTGATCTCGTTTAACGAGGAAGAAAAGTCCTATCTCGGCGAACTCAAGGCGGTAATCAAATGAAGTTCAATATCGAAGACTACCTCTACGCGCTCGACCACTCCCTGGCGCGAAAAAGCGAACGCGACAAGATGATGCTTTTCATCATGATTTTCGCATCGCTGTTCGCATTTTCGTATCTCTTTTTGTGGGAAAGTTCCGAGGCAAGCTTCAACGTTTCCCACGAAAAAGCGGTCAAGGTCGAAAATGATCTGAACGTCGACAAACAATACCTCGCGGCGAATCCTCCCGAGCGGATCAAACAAATCGAGCAGGAAACAATCGAAATCGAACGCCAGCACGCGCTCTATATCCAGTACAATGATTACATAAAGCAGCAGCTTGAACAAATTTCTTCCCTCTACTACGATGAAAAAGTATGGGGGGCGTATCTTGATTCCGTATCGCGATACGCCAGAGCCTACAATGTAAAACTGGCCAAATTCGGCAATACGCTCCAGACCGACAAAAGTTCGTTCGGGCATGTTCTTGACATCAACATCTCTTCCGAAGGGCCTTATAAAAACACCCTTAAATTCGTCAACGCACTCGAACAGAGCTTTCTCGTCGTCGACCTCCACGATTTCAACCTGAGTGCCGAAGAGAAGCTCAAAGGGAATCTGAATATCTCGGTATGGGGGATTGTACGCCAATGAGACCGTTTATCTTCTTGGGATTACTGAGCGCCCTGACGCTGCAAGCAGCCCTCACGACCGCCTCCCCTGCAGCCGCCTCACCCCTCGTGCCGGCACCGCAACAAGACAAGGAGCTGGCGTGGGTTGACGAGCAGATCCGCTCGATCCTCCCCGCAAGGGTCGGAATCTCGGACAGCTTCATCAATTCCCTGCGTGATCCGGTCAAACTCAAAAAACCGGCAGCTACGGCAACCCCGTTACAAGGCGGCAACAAGCTCCTGCCTCCTCCGAAACTGGGAAGTACCCTTACTCCGCCGCCGCCGCAAATCGTCGAAGAACCGCTGCGGTTGATGGCGCTGATGAACCAATCGGCCCTGATCAGCGGAAAATGGTATCGCGCCGGTGAAAACGTACGCGGATACACTCTCAGCGAGATCAAACCCTCTTCGGTACTGCTGACAGGGAAAAAAGCCCAAAAGCTGATCTTGTTTTTGACAAAACAAAACAACAATATTAAAATTAACACCAAATAGGAAAGTATCATGACATCCGTAATCAAACACCATGCACGCGCGTTAATGTTATCCGGTCTTGCGGCTGCCCTCCTCTCCTCCACCGCATTACAGGCGGACTGTACCTATGAACTTTTCAATATCTCTTCGGTCAAAGGGACGACCGTCGGCGAATTCGTCGATCAACTGAGCGAAGAGTGCGGGATGAGCGTCATCGTCGCCGATCCCGAAGCGGAAAAAGTCCTTGCCAAGGCGATGAACAAAACCTTCCTGAAAAACCTCACCATCAATGAAGTGCTTGATCTTATCATCAAGGAAAACGATCTGCAGTACACCCTCCAAAACAACGTCCTGAAAATTTCGTACCTGCAGACGAAAACCTATGCGATCGACTACATCATCTCCGAACGCCGAGGAACCGGCAGCGCCAACATTACCCTCAGCTCCAATACCGGATCAGCCCAAAGTACAACAGGAACGTCATCCGCTTCGTCTTCATCTTCGTCCGGCGGAAGCACGAATCAGTCAAAAAGCAGCACATCGTCCGAATCGGGAATAAAAATCACGTCTAACGACGAAGTTCTGTTCTGGGAAACGCTTGACAAAGAGCTTGAAAGCATTTTGAACCGCCCTGAAGACACTTATACCGCCAAAACACCGATGATCAATAAAAACGCCGGTCTTATCACCGTCACCGCTACGGGCGCGCAGCACAAGCGTCTTGACGCCTATTTGAACGATCTTGAAAAAAAGATGCAGACACAGGTCCTCATTGACGTCAAAATGTACAGTGTCGTTTTCAGTGACGCCTCGTCGACCGGTATCGACTGGTCCCAGCTATACGCGTTGCAGAATATCAAACTCGGGTTCGATTACGTCAGCAAAAACAACCTGGTCGAATATACCAACGACGGGGATCTGCTCGGAACGACCTCCTTTACCACGATGGGCCAGCAGGCGGTAAACAACGCCCACGCGTTTCAATTATCCGCTAAAGGGAGTCTGAACGAAGTGATCAAATTCCTCAAAACGCAAGGCGATGTCTATGCCATTTCAAACCCGAAAGTGATGACCCTCAACAATCAGCCGGCGCTGATTACCGCCGGGACGGAGCTCTTTTATAAAACATCGCAATCCAATACTCTTGCCGGAGGTTCAACCGGAACAACATCCCAAACCGAAATCGTCAGTTCGGTTTTCTCCGGCGTTTTGCTCGATATTACCCCCGAAATTGCCAAAGACGGTACGATCACCTTACGGATCAACCCTTCTATTTCGGAAGTGGCAAGCGATATTTCAGCAAACAATGCCGATCGTAAAATGCCGCCCGACCTGAGCCGCCGCCAGCTCTCGTCGGTCATTTCGGTCAAAGACGGCAACCGGGTCATCCTAGGAGGACTCATCAATACCAAAAACGTCAATGATACCAACAAAGTTCCGCTGCTGGGCGACATTCCCGTCCTCGGTCATCTGTTCAAACGCGAGGGAATCACGAAGCAGACCGAAGAGATCGTTATCATCATCGAACCGCACATCGTCAAAAAAGAGTCCGACAAACTGAGCCTGAGCGATTTGGGCTACACCCGTCTGGGGAATAAAATCGAAGAAGAAGCGAAGCAGGACACCAAATAAGGAAATGGTAGAAAACTCCCTTTTCTCAAAACCGCGCGATCTGTTTCTCGACGTCGTCAACGCCAGGGACTACGTCCAGATCGACAGCGTCTCGCATATGTACCAATCCCTCAAAAACTCGGTCGAAAAACCGCTCAAGATGATTCTCCTTTACGGAAAACCGGGGACGGGGAAAAGTATGCTCCTGCACAAGCTCCATTACGATCTTTCCAAACATCAGAAAGTATTCATGGTCGAAACCCCGATTATCGAGGAAGAAGATTTTTTGCGCGTTCTCGCACAACAGATTTTCGGACATTCTCCCAGAGAAGGGATCTCCCTGAACCGTTTCCTTGAAATCGCCAGCGCCCTTTCGCTGCCGAACGTCCCGATCGTATTACTGGACGAAGCGCAGCTGTATTCGGCTTCGCTGATGGAGAAGATCCGTCTCATTTCCGACGCCCGCGCCGTGAAATTTGTCATCACCCTCCACAAAACGGACAAAGAGGACGTCATCGCCAAAGAGCATTTCCAGACCCGTATCTGGGAGAGCATCGAACTCAAAAACGCGACTCCCGAAGAGCTGAAAGTGTACGTCCAGAAAAAACTTCTCAAAGCCAACTGCTTCGATGTCGCCAACATGTTCAACGACAAAAACATGAAGCTTATCGCTTCACTGACGCGGGGGAACTACCGGGAGACGAACAAACTCCTGTTTTCCCTCTTCGGCCTGTATTGCTGGTACGAAGAAAATCACCCTTCCGCCATCGGCTACAATGCACTCAAACCCAAATGGATCGAAATGGCCGCGATCCACACAGGACTGATCCGTGCTTGATATCCGCGATCTCGAACGGCGCTGGCTGAAATACAAACTCAAACGCTATCTCCCCTATACGGCGGCGGCATTGGTCGTTCTGGGAGGAGTCGTCATGTTCCTCCTCCCCACCCGCGAGGATTCCCTCTCTTCTGTCGCAGAATCGAACGGTTCTGAGCGATCGTTATTGCCTTCCTCTTCAAGAGCAGACCTCAACACCACCGTGCTCGAACCTTCCATGGAATTCGTCGAAACATTCCAGGGGCCGCTTGCCGCACACCCCGCACAAGCCGCCGCAGCTCCACGACTTCCGGCTCAGTCATCCCTTCCTCCACCGAAAATCCTTGAAATGCCCGAACCGCCGCAAACCGTTGGTTCGAGCCCGAAACCGGCCGTAGCGGGCGCTCAGGGCGAGCGGGGACTGCTCATCAACCGTAATGAGAGTAAAACCGATATCGAAGAACTCCAAAATCGCTTCAAGGAGACGTCCAACGCCAATCTCGGCCTCTACATAGCCAAATACCATTACGATCGGGGCAACTATGCCGAAGCGTATAACTATGCGCTCAAAACGAATGCGATCAACAGCCGGATCGAGGAGAGCTGGCTGCTGTTTTCAAAGGCGCTTGTCAAACTCGGGCGAACCGAACAGGCGAAAAAGACCCTCCAGCTGTATGTCCAGCAATCCGATTCGGATGCGGCCAAAGCGTTGCTCAATTCCATCGAGAAAGGGGCTTTTAAATGAGAAGGATCGTGACGGCTGCCCTGCTTTTTCTGGGTACGGTATCGCTCGCGGATGCGGGAGCCCAGCTCTATTCGCTCTATCAACGGGGACTCTACGCGCAAGGGTGCGATTTCGGCTACCGTTTCTTTACCCCGAACAAACGCAATGAAGCGTTCGTCTCGCTGGTGGGTTTTTCATGCCTCAAAGCCGATCAGATCGATCGTCTGGCCCCCGTCATCCCCGCTTTGCACGCAACCCCCGAATCCCGGGCCAACAGCGCCTATTTCTCGATGCTGCTGATGCAAAAAAAACTCCTCGCCCAGGCCCTGTACGACAACAAGCCTCTTAACGGCCTCAAATTTCCGACCAGCAGCCATCCTCTCTCCAGGGTGTTCGATTTCTACCTGCGCGATTCCAAACCGGCCGAAGCGGTCAAAGAGTATGCCGATCCCCAGGATCCGCGGCGATTCTACAAGCTCTACACCGCCGAAAACAACGGGCGCAAGAGCATAGCGATCGATGAGTATTATGATAGAATATTAACTTTTCATCACGTGTATTGATAAAGGACGGATATGGATCGTATCACCCATGACTTACTCGAAAAACGCCATATCACCCAACAGCAGATCGAGCGACTGACGACGCGGGGGGTTCAGGACGATACGATCCTCGAAACCCTCAGCAAAGTCGGAGCCGTATCGGTCAACTTTATCAAACGCTTCATCGTCGAGCAGATCCGTCTCGGCCGATACGAGCTCTCGATCATCAAAAATTACCATTTTCTCGACGAAGCCTCCATCCTCGCCCATCTCGCCGAAGTGATGGAGATCCCTTTTGTCGATCTCGATTCGATCGACATGGATTACCGTCTGGTCGAAAAGATACCTACCGTTCAGCTCAAACGCTACAACGTCCTGCCCATTTCGCAGGATGACATGTACGTCACGGTCGTTTTTTCCGATCCGCTCAACATCGAAGCCCAGGAGTCGGTTCAGCGTCTTTTCCCCCGTAAATCGCTCAAAGTGGCCGTTGCCACCGAAAAACAGATCCAGGCCTACCTGTTTAAAATCGAGCTCAAAGACAGCGTCAAGGAACTGGTTACCAACATCCGTAACGAATTGCGCAATATCGGTACGATCGAAGAGCAGCAGGAAGCTTCGTCGATCCTCCAGCTTATCGACGTTATCCTCAAAGCGTGTATCAAAGGACGGGCCAGTGACATCCACATCGAACCGACCGAAAAAAACTGCGTGGTTCGGGGACGGATCGACGGGAAACTGGCGGAAATTTTCATCTTCGACCGCGACATCTACCCTCCCCTGGCATCCCGAATCAAACTGTTGGCCAACCTCGATATCGCCGAACGCCGGAAGCCCCAGGACGGCCGTTTCTCCGCCGTCGTGATGGAAGCCGAATTCGATTTCCGTCTTTCCACGCTGCCGACGATCTACGGCGAATCGATCGTCATGCGTATCCTGGACAAAACCAAAGCCCTCGTGAAACTCGAAGACTCGGGGATGGACTCGGTCAGTTACCAGAAACTGATCAAAGCCCTTCACGCACCGTTTGGGATCATCCTCGTCACGGGTCCGACGGGAAGCGGTAAAACAACGACCCTGTACGGAGCGCTGAACGAACTGCGTAACGTCGAAGACAAAGTGATCACCGTCGAAGATCCGGTCGAATACCGGATGAACCTGATCCAGCAGGTACAGGTCAATCCCAAAGTGGGGCTGTCGTTTGCCGACGCGCTGCGTTCCATTCTCCGTCAAGACCCCGACAAGATCATGATCGGGGAGATCCGTGACCACGAAACGCTCGAAATCGCGGTAAAAGCGGCGCTGACGGGGCACCTTGTAATCTCGACGCTGCACACCAACGATGCCATCAGCGCCATCGCCCGGATGGCCGACATGGGGATCGAACCCTACCTCATCAGCGGTGCGCTCGTTGCGGTTCAGGCACAGCGGCTGGTACGAAAAATCTGCAAATTTTG contains these protein-coding regions:
- a CDS encoding ferredoxin-thioredoxin reductase catalytic domain-containing protein yields the protein MSGTIKKIDPESVEFKEELEKTIKFTDKVCAQFGFVYNPDPEINQGIQFGLTRNKLIHGKRYCPCFFVTGNKEEDRICPCKPALEHEIPTDGVCHCQIFCTPAYAASQLKNEEIEAVVHQHSRGLSAEECQILLNKSDIDSDELTALIEARTLGMVDFKIVDVREWMEWKMGRIAGADHLVPTSSFFQTLNEAAIGKDEHIIVYCHVGSRSAHCQRILTDMGYTNVSNLAHGIVSYGGEIVRG
- the rplI gene encoding 50S ribosomal protein L9 gives rise to the protein MKVLLTKDVKGVGKAGEIKEVADGYGKNFLIGKGLALAATNEVLKKYEAEQRKKAADEAAEIERLNALKSRLGDLKVVITKKLGNTGHLFGAVTKDEIADALKAQYGIEIDKKELDAKHGIKTTGLHDLDLKLGHGIHATLHLEIKGE
- the hslV gene encoding ATP-dependent protease subunit HslV is translated as MFDATTILAYKGRNKAVIGGDGQVTFGHTVLKNNATKIRTLHNGEILAGFAGSTADAFNLFDMFEEHLAHRKGELIKAVIDFSKAWRKDKILRRLEAMMIVLNTEHIFILTGNGDVVEPEDGELAAIGSGGSYAIAAARALKHHSALDEEALVKESLSIAADLCIYTNHNIKTLTLG
- the hslU gene encoding ATP-dependent protease ATPase subunit HslU, with product MNMTPQEIVDYLDQHIIGQRDAKKTIALALRTRYRRLLLDPALREEIMPKNILMIGSTGVGKTEISRRLAKLMQLPFIKVEASKYTEVGFVGRDVESMVRDLVMTALAMVKAEHTENNAEAIEQYVMDTILKKLLPEPSHFASDTKREEYTASKERMKERIANGEMDERTIEIDLPKGNVEFNDTNMPPEIARVQESFSRMFSVMGKEDSKKEVTVKEAKEILRQEASETLLNQEQIKREALRRVEEGGIIFLDEIDKIAVSARSDGRNDPSKEGVQRDLLPIVEGSIVSTKFGPVKTDHILFIAAGAFHLTKPSDLIPELQGRFPLRVELEPLDEEALYQILTKPKNSLLEQYKALLATENVTLEFDDAAIRAMASYSQKANDKTEDIGARRLHTVVEKVLEEISFNAVLHRNTTVTVTAETVNAILSPVVENEDLARYIL
- the era gene encoding GTPase Era, whose product is MSKAGFVALVGRPNAGKSTMMNWLLGEKIALVSQKANATRKRSNAIVMHHDDQIIFVDTPGLHQAEKLLNQYMLEEALKAIGDCDLIVYLAPASDKTSHYEKFLELNAQKRKHIIVLSKIDQVPQAELLKKIGEYNRFSDRFEALIPMSVTKNVGKNDLLDTIVKHLEESPYLYDPDNLTTEMMRDIYKEFVREAIFDNISDEIPYESDVMIDKIDEEGPIEHIRATIIVEKETQKGIIIGKGGSAIKRIGRSAREKIERLAGRPVYLDLFVSVKKGWSSDKKTLSDLGYEW
- a CDS encoding murein L,D-transpeptidase family protein — encoded protein: MVKILASVIVSSGLLFSAEVITLYKSGGKKLIEKETLSTSYWSGDVNRKDLRFGYFERAFSLLSCNKEKGVLELYAPDAQKRFSLKKRYGALTGKYAGDKMVEGDLRTPIGIYNLVQKKKTVDPFYGPMAFVTSYPNLYDRIRGKNGSGIWVHGVPLSGTRESFTRGCIAINNNDLIQLDRSINPADTLLIIDSAPKKPVEPAAYSAILAGLHQWKYAWTYNDLESYLSFYDPSFKRFDGMGLSQFKSFKERIFAKNEVKTITFNNINIIPYPGEKRNLFLVTFDQVYVSDSHRFEGEKSLLVALKGDKTISILTEE